One genomic region from Oryzias melastigma strain HK-1 linkage group LG19, ASM292280v2, whole genome shotgun sequence encodes:
- the stx4 gene encoding syntaxin-4, which translates to MRDRTKELDNKHEASDDENEERTALMSKSGSSSAKEEKENEAFFKKVQEIHEGLQNFKRMVSELESKQKTVLSVALPEESMKKDLQTFREEIKTLASQIQRKLKSIESKKSDDDGKYIPINVRMQRTQHAILSKEFVELMSYCNTIQAQYRDRNVERIQRQLKITGTNVTDEELEKMLEEGQTDVFTQNILSDAKATKQALNEIESRHDEILKLERSIRDLHDMFQYLAMEVEAQGEMVNRIEENIKQSSDYVESAAKNTEQAVNYQRRARKKKVWIAICLAILLIILIIAIVTSFST; encoded by the exons ATGAGGGATCGAACAAAAGAGTTAGATAAT AAACATGAAGCTTCAGATGACGAGAACGAGGAGAGAACAGCCCTAATGAGCAAATCTGGAAGCTCTTCAGCAaaggaagaaaaggaaaatgaggCTTTTTTCAAAAAG GTGCAAGAAATCCATGAGGGGTTGCAGAACTTCAAGAGGATGGTGTCAGAGCTGGAAAGCAAGCAGAAGACGGTGCTGAGCGTGGCGCTGCCAGAGGAAA gtATGAAGAAAGACCTTCAAACTTTTCGAGAAGAGATCAAAACATTAGCGAGCCAGATCCAGAGGAAGCTGAAAA GTATCGAATCCAAAAAGTCAGATGACGATGGCAAATATATTCCCATAAATGTCCGGATGCAGCGCACTCAG catgccaTACTTTCCAAGGAGTTTGTGGAATTGATGAGCTACTGCAACACCATCCAGGCGCAGTACAGAGACCGCAACGTGGAGAGAATACAGAGGCAGCTTAAAATAA CCGGCACAAACGTGACAGACGAAGAGCTGGAAAAGATGCTTGAAGAAGGCCAGACGGACGTTTTCACGCAGAAT ATTTTAAGCGATGCAAAAGCTACAAAACAAGCCCTAAATGAGATTGAGTCGCGGCACGACGAGATCCTGAAGCTGGAGCGGAGCATCCGAGACCTGCACGACATGTTCCAGTACCTGGCCATGGAGGTGGAGGCTCAG ggAGAGATGGTCAACAGAATCGAAGAGAACATCAAGCAGTCATCCGACTATGTGGAGAGTGCGGCAAAAAACACGGAGCAGGCTGTCAACTATCAGAGGAGAGCTCGCAAG